In Apis mellifera strain DH4 linkage group LG10, Amel_HAv3.1, whole genome shotgun sequence, the genomic window atataaaagtagttatattaaacttattttactatatgatatagaaatttttacagaTGAATGATtatactaaattaaaatagaatcacaatattgattttatataaataaaataaatgaaatcatctacgataattttgattttgagtACCACTTCCACTACCCCCAGCATGACTCAAAAATGCTAAATGACCTTTTGGACATTTATTGGCATAATGACCTTTAGTTCCACATTTATAACAAGTGACTTCTTCAAGTGGCTTTTGTGGTCCTCTTGGTGGAGGTCCATTATGGATATTCATGTGATGTGTAGCATGAGAATTACCTTCTATCTCTTGTCTAACTTGAGCTTCACGTACATCAGGTggcattttattacaataaattgctTTGTGACCACCTTCTCCACAAAAATGACAAGTGATCATTACTTTTTTACCTTCTTTAGGTTGCATATCTTGCACTGCTGGTAATTCAAATCTTGggctaaaaatataaaatataatttaaatttatgtattatcataataattactttttaatatattaacatatttaactGATGGTCAACTTACtgcataaatttacaatttggaCCTTCAGGACAAAATCCAGCTAAATATGCCATGCATAAAACACGACGAACATGTCGATGTCTGCATAATGGTCCATGTCTACAAAATCCACGATCATACCAGGGACAATCTCTGACTTTAGTTTCTGGGTCAATATGTAGGAATGGACATTCTTTATTGTGACAAGCATCTAATAATTCATAACTCATTTTAACATACCTATACTGGGAAAACTTAGTAATATcacaaataagaaatattaaaaaaagagaagaatatttataaaaatatagatatattcttaaaataataataaatattatattattacacacacacatatatatatatatgtacttacTAAATctagaatagaaataacatTCTGGCATTTTTGTCATATC contains:
- the LOC412627 gene encoding cleavage and polyadenylation specificity factor subunit 4, giving the protein MECLVANVDNMRFDIEIALDEQYGALPLPFTGMDKSTAAVCQFYPRGTCVKGASCPFRHVRGDRTIVCKHWLRGLCKKGDQCEFLHEYDMTKMPECYFYSRFNACHNKECPFLHIDPETKVRDCPWYDRGFCRHGPLCRHRHVRRVLCMAYLAGFCPEGPNCKFMHPRFELPAVQDMQPKEGKKVMITCHFCGEGGHKAIYCNKMPPDVREAQVRQEIEGNSHATHHMNIHNGPPPRGPQKPLEEVTCYKCGTKGHYANKCPKGHLAFLSHAGGSGSGTQNQNYRR